One genomic segment of Nocardioides cavernaquae includes these proteins:
- the rsmD gene encoding 16S rRNA (guanine(966)-N(2))-methyltransferase RsmD gives MTRIIGGSVGGRRLATPKGQATRPTSDRVREALFSAIEAWCGSLAGLRFLDLYAGSGAVGLEARSRGAGVVTLVEHDKRTAALIAQNARTLGLDRVEVHSASVTATLARHPVAPYDVVFADPPYPLPNADVEADLAALVAHGWLTPDALVVVERSARGPAPEWPDGIQPSRDRRYGETLLRYGHAESTQVPTRSDADSAESDPAASDREE, from the coding sequence ATGACGCGCATCATCGGGGGCAGCGTGGGCGGTCGCAGGCTGGCCACGCCGAAGGGTCAGGCGACCCGCCCGACCAGTGACCGCGTGCGCGAAGCACTCTTCTCCGCGATCGAGGCATGGTGCGGATCGCTCGCCGGTCTGCGCTTCCTCGACCTGTACGCCGGCAGCGGTGCCGTCGGTCTCGAGGCCAGGTCCCGGGGTGCCGGTGTGGTCACCCTGGTCGAGCACGACAAGCGCACCGCAGCCCTCATCGCGCAGAACGCCAGGACGCTCGGGCTCGACCGGGTCGAGGTCCACTCGGCAAGCGTCACGGCGACGCTGGCGCGGCACCCCGTCGCGCCGTACGACGTCGTGTTCGCCGACCCGCCGTACCCGCTGCCCAACGCCGATGTCGAGGCCGATCTCGCTGCCCTGGTGGCGCACGGGTGGCTCACTCCGGACGCCCTGGTCGTCGTCGAGCGTTCCGCCCGTGGCCCGGCGCCGGAGTGGCCCGACGGCATCCAGCCCTCGCGTGACAGGAGATACGGGGAGACGCTGCTGAGGTATGGTCACGCCGAATCCACCCAGGTGCCGACCCGGTCTGATGCTGATTCGGCAGAGTCTGATCCGGCAGCTTCGGACCGAGAGGAGTAA
- a CDS encoding ATP-dependent DNA helicase RecG — MITLEAPIAAVLGDHPKKRKAIVEGLHLETVGDLLHHFPRRYLETGKLSDLGGLQEGQLLTIVGEVGKSEVKTYTDRRTGKTAYRVEVQLHADGNRLKMTFFAKNFGMANSFGNRLPAGRRGIFQGKASFFNQWQLTNPQMVLFGSKGEDHALLSLETMPNLFPIYPLTKGVDTWDLQRAATFALSVLDEIPEVLDATLRAEYDVVSRRQALEWIHAPDDFSQVAAAKRRFRFEEALVLQLVLGRRRRELQALGAQERTGGVTDILGAFDARLPFELTAGQRAVGAEIEHEIAQPHPMHRLLQGEVGSGKTLVALRAMLRTVDSGGQAVLLAPTEVLAQQHYRSITTMLGDLAMAGQFGGAAEATRVDLLTGSMTKAQRTEPMLRMATGEAGIVIGTHALLEDNVSFYDLGLVVVDEQHRFGVEQRAALTDKAGTPPHVLVMTATPIPRTVAMTVFGDLEVSTLTELPAGRAPIQTSVVPLTEQPQWMARAWQRVREEVEKGHQVYVVCPRISGDVAEQGEQDVVEVDEDGNVVPVPPRPSAVEDVIVELAEGALQGLRLGVLHGKLAPEEKDRTMRAFAAGEIDVLVATTVIEVGVDVANATAMVLLDADRFGVSQLHQLRGRVGRGGLPGLCLLVTRAELGTPARDRLAAVASTTDGFVLSQVDLEQRREGDVLGARQSGGRSSLQNLRVLRDETTILQAREAAGALLDADFSLGQAPLLRQAVEEIERTDHSEFVDRS; from the coding sequence GTGATCACCCTCGAGGCACCGATCGCGGCGGTTCTCGGCGACCACCCGAAGAAGCGGAAGGCCATCGTCGAAGGCCTCCACCTGGAGACCGTCGGCGACCTCCTCCACCACTTCCCGAGGCGTTACCTCGAGACCGGCAAGCTCAGCGACCTGGGTGGGCTCCAGGAGGGCCAGCTGCTGACCATCGTCGGCGAGGTCGGGAAGTCCGAGGTCAAGACCTATACCGACCGCCGCACCGGCAAGACGGCGTACCGGGTCGAGGTGCAGCTCCACGCCGACGGCAACCGGCTGAAGATGACCTTCTTCGCCAAGAACTTCGGGATGGCCAACAGCTTCGGCAACCGCCTTCCCGCGGGCCGCCGCGGGATCTTCCAGGGCAAGGCGTCGTTCTTCAACCAGTGGCAGCTGACCAACCCTCAGATGGTGCTCTTCGGCAGCAAGGGCGAGGACCACGCGCTCCTCTCCCTCGAGACCATGCCCAACCTCTTCCCGATCTACCCGCTCACCAAGGGCGTCGACACCTGGGACCTCCAGCGTGCGGCGACCTTCGCACTGAGCGTGCTGGACGAGATCCCCGAGGTGCTCGACGCCACGCTCCGCGCTGAGTACGACGTCGTGAGCCGTCGCCAGGCGCTCGAGTGGATCCACGCACCCGATGACTTCAGCCAGGTGGCTGCGGCGAAGCGGAGGTTCCGCTTCGAGGAGGCACTCGTCCTGCAGCTCGTGCTCGGCCGACGCCGGCGTGAGCTGCAGGCGCTCGGCGCCCAGGAGCGCACCGGGGGAGTGACCGACATCCTCGGTGCCTTCGATGCGCGGCTGCCGTTCGAGCTGACCGCCGGCCAGCGGGCGGTCGGAGCCGAGATCGAGCACGAGATCGCCCAGCCCCATCCGATGCACCGGCTGCTCCAGGGTGAGGTCGGCTCCGGCAAGACCCTCGTCGCCCTGCGGGCGATGCTGCGCACCGTCGACTCCGGCGGGCAGGCCGTGCTGCTCGCGCCGACCGAGGTGCTCGCGCAGCAGCACTACCGCTCGATCACGACCATGCTCGGCGATCTCGCGATGGCAGGACAGTTCGGCGGCGCCGCCGAGGCGACCCGCGTCGACCTGCTGACCGGATCGATGACGAAGGCGCAGCGCACGGAGCCGATGCTGCGCATGGCCACCGGCGAGGCCGGCATCGTCATCGGCACCCACGCCCTGCTCGAGGACAACGTCAGCTTCTACGACCTCGGCCTGGTCGTCGTCGACGAGCAGCACCGCTTCGGTGTCGAGCAGCGTGCCGCGCTGACCGACAAGGCCGGGACGCCGCCCCACGTCCTGGTCATGACCGCGACCCCGATCCCGCGCACGGTGGCCATGACCGTCTTCGGCGACCTCGAGGTCTCGACGCTCACCGAGCTGCCGGCCGGTCGCGCGCCGATCCAGACCAGCGTCGTCCCGCTCACCGAGCAGCCCCAGTGGATGGCCCGCGCGTGGCAGCGGGTCCGCGAGGAGGTCGAGAAGGGCCATCAGGTCTACGTCGTCTGCCCGCGCATCTCCGGCGACGTCGCCGAGCAGGGAGAGCAGGACGTCGTCGAGGTCGACGAGGACGGCAATGTGGTCCCGGTGCCACCACGACCAAGCGCGGTCGAGGACGTGATCGTCGAGCTTGCCGAGGGCGCCCTGCAGGGCCTTCGCCTCGGCGTACTCCACGGCAAGCTGGCGCCCGAGGAGAAGGACCGCACGATGCGGGCCTTCGCGGCCGGGGAGATCGACGTGCTGGTCGCGACGACCGTCATCGAGGTCGGTGTCGACGTTGCCAACGCCACGGCGATGGTGCTGCTGGACGCCGACCGGTTCGGTGTCTCGCAGCTGCACCAGCTCCGCGGTCGCGTCGGTCGCGGTGGCCTGCCCGGTCTCTGCCTGCTCGTGACGCGGGCCGAGCTCGGCACTCCGGCGCGCGATCGGCTTGCCGCCGTGGCGTCCACGACCGACGGTTTCGTGCTCAGCCAGGTGGACCTGGAGCAGCGCCGCGAGGGCGACGTGCTGGGGGCCCGTCAGTCGGGCGGTCGCTCCTCCCTGCAGAATCTGAGGGTGCTGCGCGACGAGACGACGATCCTCCAGGCCCGTGAGGCCGCAGGTGCGCTGCTCGACGCCGACTTCTCGCTCGGTCAGGCGCCCCTGCTCCGGCAGGCCGTCGAGGAGATCGAGCGCACCGACCACTCCGAGTTCGTGGACCGCTCATGA